TGGTGGATTCCTTTCGTCATGCTTGGAGTTTGAGTAGGCAGGAATTCTCGTGCTCATATATATGGGATGGGTTGCTAATGTCTGTCGCGGAGGCAAATATTCCGCTACAAAGCCTCGTTCTTTCGCATGCTTCGGGGTTCTCATTCGATGGGATTCAGAAGATCATGCTAAAGCACCCAGGTATCAAGGTCTTAGATTTGGGGGGAATAGATTTCCTCACGGATGAGGTCATGGGAGTGATATGTAGAGATATCCGCAGCCTGACCTCAGTCGACGTCAGACACTGCTTAAATCTCACGAAGACGACATTGTATAACCTCATGAGACAATGTCCCTTCCTAAAGCATATCGTTATGAATTGGACGAAACCAAGGATGGATGATGCTATTGAAACTGTTATTGTGGTGAATTCTCAAGTGAGGTTTCTTGGCATAGCTGGTAATGTGAGTTTGATCGATGAATGCCTCAAGAAGATTGGACGTATGTGCCCCAACTTGAGGTATCTTGACGTGGGCCATTGTGGGGGGACGGCATTTGGGGTGTGCTGAAGAGCTGCTCTGAAATCAAGCATTTGGAGATGCGTGGTTTAGAAAACATAGGGGATCTATGCATCGACTTTGAACTCCCACAGTTAGAGGGCTTGCAAGCAAAAGGCTTGAAACTCAACGACGAGCAGCTAGCGGCATTTATAAGTAGATGTTGCCATCTCAAGCATCTCGACCTATCGAACTGTGTGCATCTGTCGAGCAAAGGCGTAGAAGAGGTGGTGAAGATTTGCAAGACGTTGAGGGAGATAAATCTGTGGGGCTGCCATAATGTACGCAACGATGTCCCATTTCTAGATTGGATGGTGTCTGTGAGGCCATTGTTGAGGAAAATTGTCCCACCTCGCGGATTTGTGCCATCCGAAATCCAAGACGACTTCTTGCAGCGTGGTTGTCTTGTCAGTGATTATTGACTTCAAAAGGGATGATGGATTATTGACTTCAAAAGGGACGATGGATGACGTAATTGTGGTTGTCTAGCAGTTTGGATGTCTTGTTAAGAGCTATTTTTCGATATGAGGTATTTTATAGGatagctttttttctttcctatacATATTATTCAGGTAAAAGTTAGAAGCGAAGTCTACTGAGCAATAACGTAATCTTTATTGATTCTTTCTCTTGAAGCTCCTAAAATATTTACACTTGGCTTAATCAATTTGGTCGTAAAATCTGTTTGCATTCTTCAAAAATTCCATCAACTTTTGATGTTTTCCGCTTTTCATTTAAGAAGCGACATCGTGCTTCCTGATTCGGACACGAAGCATTGGATTTTAGGTGAGAAGGCGAGTAATACCTGGTCATCATCATGCGTGAATCGTTGAATTTGGCCGGTGAAGTTGTCAATATTGGAACCCACTTCCGTTGGCTGTGGATCATATTATAACTTGCtaagtgatgaaaatatttctacACGGGCTGTCAAAGACAACTACTGCAGCTGCCTCGGATGAAACATTGCCATTTTCTAAGCTTTTACAAGAATgttttttttgtaaggacttTTACAAGAATGATGGGCACAACTTTTGCTTAGAAATTTCATGTTTCATCCTTTCATTCGTTAGGTGGGGGATTCAAATCCTAACATGTCTGTCCTGGATCTTACTTAGTGCTAGTGCAGGTGCACGCACATTCCAATGTTATTACCTGACGAGGGAGGATTTATGGATTGTCAGCTTTCACTTAGGCAAAAAGTTGGGTAGGTCTGAACTTGCACAACTTTACATAGGCCCTCCATCCAAAAGATGGACAGTCTAAAGTTAGTATGCATTTATATAAAATCCAAGATGGACTCAAAGGCTCCTGAAATGCTCTAAAGACAATTGGTTGATCAGACGCGAGCTTGCGATTTTCAGACAACTTGAGCTCTTGACTAGCGATTCCACCTTTAAGAATTCGTCTGATATGAGGGTTTGACAGACGTGGCTGCACTTTGTGGGCTAGCAAGGCTGCACATCTCCTGATTCAAACTCAAAAGACAGATGGGGAGTTCACCTCAGCTGCAGCATGGGATTTGGTCAAATGCAGAGGGCTTAAAATCTGTTGGCATCGTCTCCTTCGGTCCAAACCAAACGGGCCCTAAGATTGCTTTCATTGACTAAGCCCGTCCTATTCAGTAGGTTGCAAACCTTTTATAGAATTAAGAAATGGAGCGGCATTTTCTGCAGTTCTCAAGCAGTTAGCTGCCCATTTCATTCTCTCTTGGAATTGCGTCTGAATCTCTAGCGCAGGATGGGAAGAGAGCACTCTCGGAGCAAGTTAAAAGCTTTTGCAGACCTTGGAAGAGCGGATTTTGATTGGCTGAGTATTAATTGGCTTTGCAATAAAAGTTATGTACTTTTTgaatagaaataaaagttgACAATATAAGCATTAATAGGTTTGGCATATAAATTCACATAGAATATCGGGAGAATTATCCAAAaggttttaaacctattgcatttttaccaattgattcttaaaccttttcacgttttgccaattgagtttatcttGCTAATCTTGActagaaatcgctgatgtggatgccagctatcctacgtggcataacTGGTGCCGACGTACATACTTTTTAGTAATATTATAAACAGATttgacttatttatttattcttttttttttgtttccttcttcacttttttctttttttgtctttttctttttctctttttccctccgcTGCCATGGCTAAGCCTTGTTGATGGTCAACGGAGGTCGTCGGCCTTAGGCGAGGGCCCCCATTGTTAACCCTAGTGCGAGGGACACCCGGGCTTGGgccggtgagggttgcccttgcccGATGCCAAGGAAGGTGGGCTTGCTAAGGCCGGTGAGGGTGGCGCTCGCCCAATACGGCGAGGGCTCCCTCACTCGATCCGACGAGGGTGGCCCTTGCACGAGGGTGGCCCTTGCCTAAGGCTGGCGACCACTtgtagataaaaagaaaaagaagaagaaaaggaaaaaaaaaataaagaaggaaataaaaaaaataaaaaaaagtttgaaaaattactaatattattagaaattgtctACATAAGATGATCGAGATTCATGCCGGTcatttcaagccaaaattggccaaatagacttaattggcagaacttgaaaatgtttttgaatcaattggaaaaattaagaggtttaagactaaattggcgaaagcacaatagatttaggattgaactggcaaaaatgtaaaaggtttaggactttttggacaatttttcctaaaatatctCATAATATCGGAAAGTGCGAATGGTACTTGAAATTTTAGTTGAAAGGTGAGGAATTAATTTTCTCGCTAAAATACAAAGGAGACAAAAGGACCATAAATCTCTAATCATATTTGCGTTTGGCCAAATTTTACAACTTACCAcgacagaaaagaagaaaaggaagggctAATTTTCAAGAAAGTAACAAATGCAGCCAACGCTGGAGTCTCGATCCGGTGGGACTGGAGAAATGAATCCCTCCAGCATCTCCTTTTGACAAATTGAGGTGACAATCCCATTCCTTTGTGAAATAGCCAACTTGGTTTCTTTCCCCATGATCTGAATCGAACCTCAGTCGAATGCGCCATCGATCCCGCACGATTGTTGAGCAGCCAGCATAATCACTTTGCCGTTTTCAATTGACATCAACGAGagcgtcatttatttttttcgctcGAAGGCGGGGTTAAATGACACAGCTTAGTCTAGAATCCGAAACTCAATTGGACTGTCAATGCTCAAAATTAAAGCATCATTGGCCGAAACATTTTCTCACTGTTTTGTGGTCCAACTCACAATTTCCCATTGCCTCTCTCTTATCCTTCCCTTTTTCTCCCCCATCTTCTTCGTTCCTTATATGTTGTGCATTGGGATGCCTAACACACCTCAAATCTGGTCACGACCAAACATGATGCCAAAGAATTGTTTGGTTGTTTGCCTCTAGCGATGTCTGAGGCAGTCGAAGGATTAGTTTCAGGTCGTGGTGAAGGTCCTTAGCCCTCGGCATCGTAGACGGTGGTGGCTATGGATTCTTCATGGTGGTTCCACGCGATGATCAATGGTGGCGGCGTGGTTGATtgtagaagaagatgatggcaatGAGAGGGgctgtggaaaaaaaaaaaaaggaaattgtatGGTGCCgggcatatttt
This sequence is a window from Rhodamnia argentea isolate NSW1041297 chromosome 3, ASM2092103v1, whole genome shotgun sequence. Protein-coding genes within it:
- the LOC115757601 gene encoding SCF E3 ubiquitin ligase complex F-box protein grrA-like gives rise to the protein MGSKFGALRVLVLANVGLLEDSNLGSITNYFPSLKVLDIRNSRLTRVTDDGISFLSQSYERLWRINISDNQSVYDRSLVVLSVNLPCLRLLGEIDCGALTGRGIASLMKNKPDLVSLAPTFMRKETIFCEELVDSFRHAWSLSRQEFSCSYIWDGLLMSVAEANIPLQSLVLSHASGFSFDGIQKIMLKHPGIKVLDLGGIDFLTDEVMGVICRDIRSLTSVDVRHCLNLTKTTLYNLMRQCPFLKHIVMNWTKPRMDDAIETVIVVNSQVRFLGIAGNVSLIDECLKKIGRMCPNLRYLDVGHCGGTAFGVC